The Henckelia pumila isolate YLH828 chromosome 2, ASM3356847v2, whole genome shotgun sequence genome includes a window with the following:
- the LOC140877581 gene encoding uncharacterized protein, producing the protein MVGSNLRPRDPSQMFSLSHDQDVEENESFIVGMFLLCGIPAYFLIDTGASHYFIYACFFKRHKLPYIALDVVISVSTPTGQSAFAKHLVLGCPLEFKGNVLTAILVVVGMKYFYRILGFDMLTIPSYSGMLPETCAVHPVGDDSCVGIGYFPFVNEFLDVFPDEIPCFPPVREFEFRIELMSGTSPISRVLYRQASSEMREMKQQLQDIL; encoded by the exons ATGGTAGGTTCTAATCTGCGACCAAGAGATCCGAGTCAAATGTTTTCTTTGAGTCATGATCAAgatgtggaggagaatgagagttTTATTGTGGGTATGTTTCTTTTATGCGGTATACCTGCTTATTTtcttattgatactggtgcatctcattatttcatatatgcatgttttttcAAGCGTCACAAGTTACCCTATATCGCTCTAGACGTAGTAATTTCTGTTTCTACGCCAACTGGTCAGTCAGCTTTTGCTAAACATCTAGTTTTGGGTTGTCCTTTAGAATTTAAGGGTAATGTTTTGACAGCGATTCTCGTGGTTGtaggaatgaaatatttttaccGCATATTGGGTTTCGATATGTTGACCATACCGAGCTACAGTGGAATGTTACCAGAAACTTGTGCGGTTCATCCGGTTGGGGATGATAGTTG TGTTGGTATAGGATATTTTCCATTCGTTAATGAATTTcttgatgtatttcctgatgagattccatgTTTCCCTCCTGTTCGAGAATTCGAGTTTCGCATTGAGTTAATGTCAGGGACTTCACCTATTTCCAGAGTTCTGTATCGTCAGGcttcgtcagagatgcgtgagatGAAGCAACAGTTGCAGGATATCTTGTAA